The genomic interval CGCAGGTAAAGCCTCAAGCAAGAGCCTAGGCGACACTATGGCTGACTATTCTGCCGCCACGATCGTCAGGTCATCAAGCACTTCGAAGCATTCCAGCACCGGCGGACCGGCATATTCGACCGGGTTTTCATTTTTCGGTTTGCCGTGAGAAGAGCGGAACTGAGCCGATTTCGTCCAGCCGATGAAGTCCTCCTTGTCCTGCCACAGGGCGTGGGAAGCAAACAGCACATAGCCATCGCTTTCCTCGCCCTTGAGCAAATCAAAGCGCACAAAGCCCTCCCGCTCCAGCAACTTGCTCTCGCGTGACCGCCAAACCTCTTCAAAAGCCTCTTCAAAGCCGACTTTCACCCGAAACCGGTTCATCACCAGATACATATCGCCTCTCCTCGTTCAAAATCATACGGAGAAAACCATATGGACAGAGAGAGCCATCGGCAAGTTAAACTGCGTTCATCTAGGCCCGCCCGTCAAAGCCTTAAGCAAAAAGAAAAAGCCCGCCGGGAATGTTCCCGACGGGCCAAACATCACAAATCGCACAGGAGCAATTAGGCTGTTTCTTTATGCGCATTCACACGCGCACGAATGGATTCGATGCTCGTCTTTGGCGTCGCGGCCAGCAGTGTCTTGGTATAGTCATGCTGCGGATTGGCAAAGATCTCATCCCGCGTAGCGCTCTCAACGATCTCGCCAAAATACATCACCATCACACGGTCAGCGAAATATTTCACCACGCTGAGGTCATGAGAGATGAACAGGTAGGAGAGATTGAACTCTTCCTGCAAATCTTTGAGAAGGTTGAGAATCTGCGCCTGAATGGATAGGTCGAGCGCCGATACCGGCTCATCCAGAACCAGCATGCGCGGATTGAGCATCAAGGCGCGCCCGATGGCAATACGCTGACGCTGACCACCAGAGAACATATGCGGATAACGCCCGAAATGCTCTTTTTGTAGG from uncultured Cohaesibacter sp. carries:
- a CDS encoding antibiotic biosynthesis monooxygenase yields the protein MYLVMNRFRVKVGFEEAFEEVWRSRESKLLEREGFVRFDLLKGEESDGYVLFASHALWQDKEDFIGWTKSAQFRSSHGKPKNENPVEYAGPPVLECFEVLDDLTIVAAE